One window of the Thermodesulfomicrobium sp. WS genome contains the following:
- a CDS encoding Fe-S-containing hydro-lyase: protein MAEYRLHTPLPEDDARRLRAGDVVLLSGTIYTARDAAHRRLMELLDRGEPLPFPVEGAVIYYVGPTPAPPGRPIGSAGPTTSYRMDTYAPRLHALGVRATIGKGRRSAAVRDALREYGAVYLGATGGAGALLSRAITAATVIAFEDLGPEAVRALTVQDFPTLVINDSVGGELYVQPDRAAARIA from the coding sequence ATGGCCGAGTATCGTCTGCACACCCCGCTTCCCGAGGATGACGCCCGCAGGCTACGCGCCGGGGATGTAGTGCTCCTTTCTGGCACCATCTACACCGCTCGAGATGCCGCCCATCGACGCCTTATGGAGCTTTTGGACCGCGGCGAGCCGCTCCCCTTCCCGGTGGAAGGGGCGGTGATCTACTACGTGGGCCCTACCCCGGCGCCGCCAGGACGGCCCATCGGTTCCGCCGGACCCACCACCAGCTATCGCATGGATACGTATGCCCCGCGCCTGCATGCCTTGGGAGTGCGCGCCACCATTGGTAAAGGTCGACGCAGTGCAGCAGTGCGCGACGCCCTGAGGGAATACGGTGCTGTATATCTGGGCGCCACAGGCGGGGCTGGGGCGCTGCTTTCCCGAGCTATCACCGCGGCCACGGTCATCGCCTTCGAGGATTTGGGACCTGAGGCCGTGCGTGCGCTTACGGTGCAGGATTTTCCCACCCTGGTCATCAATGACAGCGTGGGCGGCGAATTGTACGTACAGCCGGACCGGGCTGCGGCGCGCATCGCCTAG
- a CDS encoding malic enzyme-like NAD(P)-binding protein encodes MALFTKEEALQYHSSVRPGKLEVVPVKPYHNQKHLSMAYSPGVAESCLEIARDPEASYTYTGRGNLVAVVSNGTAVLGLGNIGPYAAKPVMEGKGLLFKIFADVDVYDINVAETDPDCFCAIVRALEPTFGGINLEDIKAPECFAIEERLKREMRIPVFHDDQHGTAIISAAALLNAVEINGKRLEDLRLVVSGAGAAAISCTRLYIALGIDPANVAMFDSRGHIHKGRTDLSPEKRVFATTRTYDSLAHAMRGADIFLGLSKANVVTPDMVASMAKDPIIFACANPVPEIGYHEAKAVRPDAIMGTGRSDYPNQINNVLGFPFIFRGALDVRATTINESMKLAAARALAALAKKPVPEYVLAAYGVDKLTFGPDYIIPKPVDLRLMEFESAAVAQAAMDTGVARAPIADMAAYRAQLRERITASRARLDAFMRSYPQIF; translated from the coding sequence ATGGCGCTTTTTACCAAAGAAGAGGCCCTACAGTACCATAGCAGCGTGCGGCCGGGAAAATTGGAAGTGGTGCCCGTCAAGCCCTACCACAACCAAAAGCATCTGAGCATGGCCTATAGTCCGGGGGTGGCCGAGTCGTGCCTGGAGATCGCCCGCGACCCGGAGGCCAGCTACACCTACACCGGCCGCGGCAACCTCGTAGCCGTGGTGTCCAATGGTACGGCGGTCTTGGGCCTGGGCAATATCGGGCCCTATGCGGCCAAGCCGGTGATGGAAGGCAAAGGTTTGCTTTTCAAGATCTTCGCTGACGTGGACGTGTACGACATCAACGTGGCGGAAACCGACCCTGACTGTTTCTGCGCCATCGTGCGCGCCCTGGAGCCTACCTTTGGCGGCATCAACCTGGAGGACATCAAGGCCCCGGAGTGCTTTGCCATCGAAGAGCGCCTCAAGCGGGAGATGCGTATCCCGGTGTTCCATGACGACCAGCACGGCACGGCCATCATCTCCGCCGCGGCCTTGCTCAATGCTGTGGAGATCAACGGCAAGCGCCTGGAAGACCTGCGCCTGGTGGTCTCCGGCGCAGGCGCGGCCGCCATCTCCTGCACCCGCCTCTATATCGCCCTGGGCATCGATCCGGCCAACGTGGCCATGTTCGACTCCCGTGGCCATATCCACAAAGGCCGCACCGATCTCTCGCCGGAAAAGCGTGTTTTCGCCACCACTCGGACGTACGACTCCCTCGCCCACGCCATGCGCGGAGCGGACATCTTTCTCGGGCTCTCCAAAGCCAATGTGGTGACCCCGGACATGGTGGCCTCCATGGCCAAGGACCCCATCATCTTCGCCTGCGCCAACCCGGTGCCGGAGATCGGCTACCACGAGGCCAAGGCCGTGCGGCCGGACGCCATCATGGGCACCGGGCGCTCGGACTATCCCAACCAGATCAATAACGTCCTTGGCTTTCCGTTCATCTTCCGCGGCGCGTTGGACGTGCGCGCCACCACCATCAACGAGTCCATGAAGCTGGCGGCCGCCCGGGCGCTGGCGGCCTTGGCCAAGAAGCCGGTGCCCGAGTATGTGCTTGCGGCCTACGGCGTGGACAAGCTCACCTTCGGGCCGGACTACATCATCCCCAAGCCGGTGGACTTGCGGCTCATGGAGTTCGAATCCGCGGCCGTGGCCCAGGCGGCCATGGATACCGGCGTGGCCCGCGCCCCCATCGCCGACATGGCCGCGTACCGGGCGCAGCTGCGCGAGCGCATTACCGCCTCTCGGGCTCGGCTCGATGCCTTCATGCGCTCCTATCCCCAAATCTTCTAG
- a CDS encoding type 1 glutamine amidotransferase: MLPLAILRFAPHEGPGYLAQVLEEQGRPWRLVAVDQGDEVPVDPSAFAGLVLMGGPMSVNDPLPWIPQVLALVRRAVETGVPVLGHCLGAQLLARALGASVTPNAVAEIGWHPVQVRPGGETWFGDVRSFVAFHWHGETFAIPEGAQWIAQSVACPHQAFALGPHLGLQFHVEMTAPMVEEWAALGAEEICAHFGPWVQEPQAMMAATPQWIDALQAVARTVYGRWLAGVDGRPLRSR, translated from the coding sequence ATGCTGCCTCTCGCAATTCTTCGTTTCGCTCCGCATGAAGGGCCGGGGTATTTGGCGCAGGTGCTGGAAGAACAGGGGCGTCCTTGGCGCCTGGTGGCCGTGGATCAGGGCGACGAGGTGCCCGTGGACCCTTCGGCTTTTGCCGGCCTGGTACTCATGGGCGGCCCCATGAGCGTCAATGACCCCCTGCCGTGGATCCCGCAGGTGCTGGCGCTTGTGCGCCGGGCCGTGGAGACGGGTGTTCCGGTGCTCGGGCATTGCCTGGGGGCACAGCTTCTCGCCCGGGCCTTGGGGGCCAGTGTCACGCCCAATGCCGTTGCCGAGATCGGCTGGCACCCGGTGCAGGTGCGACCGGGCGGGGAAACCTGGTTTGGCGACGTGCGCTCCTTTGTCGCCTTCCACTGGCATGGCGAGACCTTCGCCATTCCCGAGGGTGCGCAGTGGATCGCCCAAAGCGTGGCCTGTCCCCACCAGGCCTTTGCCCTGGGCCCGCATTTGGGACTGCAATTCCACGTGGAGATGACCGCCCCCATGGTGGAGGAGTGGGCCGCCTTGGGCGCGGAGGAGATCTGCGCCCATTTCGGCCCCTGGGTGCAGGAGCCCCAGGCCATGATGGCCGCCACCCCACAGTGGATCGACGCCCTGCAGGCCGTGGCCCGCACGGTGTATGGCCGCTGGCTGGCCGGGGTTGATGGGCGGCCGCTGCGGTCTAGATGA
- a CDS encoding fumarate hydratase — protein MRVLEPERITQAVAAMCVRACRVLPTDVRAALDQALAEETHPAGREVLRQLVENYQLAEREQLPLCQDTGLAVFFVEKGDAVRVPGGIAAAIEAGVRQGYAEGLLRKSACHPLSRRNTGDNTPAVIHLEEVPGDGLRIAFMAKGGGSENMSRVTMLSPAQGWEGIRRFVVERVAEAGPNPCPPIVVGVGIGGSFELAARISKQALLRPLDDTHPDAEIAALEVELLRDINALGIGPMGLGGRTTALGVKIALRPCHIASLPVAVNIQCHSARHEEVAF, from the coding sequence ATGCGCGTGCTGGAGCCGGAGCGAATTACCCAGGCCGTGGCCGCCATGTGCGTGCGCGCCTGCCGCGTGCTGCCCACGGACGTGCGCGCCGCCTTGGACCAGGCCCTGGCCGAGGAGACCCACCCCGCTGGCCGCGAGGTGCTGCGCCAACTGGTGGAAAACTATCAGCTGGCCGAGCGTGAGCAGCTTCCCCTGTGCCAGGATACGGGGCTTGCGGTGTTCTTTGTGGAAAAAGGCGATGCGGTGCGGGTGCCAGGCGGTATTGCCGCGGCCATCGAGGCCGGAGTGCGCCAGGGCTACGCCGAGGGGCTGCTGCGCAAATCCGCTTGCCACCCGTTGAGCCGGCGCAACACCGGCGACAACACCCCGGCGGTCATCCACCTGGAGGAAGTCCCGGGAGATGGGCTGCGCATCGCCTTCATGGCCAAGGGCGGCGGGTCCGAGAATATGTCGCGGGTGACCATGCTCTCGCCAGCCCAGGGTTGGGAAGGTATCCGGCGCTTCGTGGTGGAGCGGGTGGCCGAGGCAGGTCCCAATCCTTGTCCGCCCATCGTGGTGGGGGTAGGAATTGGTGGCTCCTTTGAGCTCGCTGCCCGGATCTCCAAACAGGCCTTGCTGCGTCCCTTGGATGACACCCATCCCGATGCAGAGATCGCGGCCCTGGAAGTGGAACTCTTGCGGGACATCAATGCCTTGGGCATCGGTCCCATGGGACTTGGCGGCCGCACCACGGCACTGGGCGTGAAGATCGCCCTGCGTCCCTGCCATATCGCCAGCCTCCCGGTGGCGGTGAATATCCAATGCCATAGCGCCCGGCATGAGGAGGTGGCGTTCTGA
- a CDS encoding succinate dehydrogenase/fumarate reductase cytochrome b subunit — MAVSLVTVDRPGVGRGTCRADAVWDWVQVLSGLGLALFLAFHTLLTASVLLGAGVLDAVAGGLEAVHLDTLAHWTVPVLFLVHFVAAARKVPFRVREQRVLWAQARMLRHADTWAWVVQAASGMAVLLLGVIHMWTTINAGAIAAATSAARVQSGGWVVLYLLLAPLGQAHAVIGVYRAGVKWGFIQDTCRAQAVRLGLYVLAGGLVLSLAALVRYATL; from the coding sequence ATGGCTGTTTCTCTGGTGACCGTGGACCGCCCCGGGGTTGGGCGGGGAACTTGCCGCGCCGACGCGGTGTGGGATTGGGTGCAGGTGCTCTCAGGCCTGGGGCTTGCCCTGTTCTTGGCCTTCCATACCCTGCTTACCGCGAGCGTGCTTTTGGGGGCAGGGGTGCTCGATGCGGTGGCTGGCGGCCTCGAGGCGGTGCATTTGGATACGCTTGCGCATTGGACCGTGCCGGTGCTCTTCCTCGTGCACTTTGTCGCCGCGGCGCGCAAGGTGCCTTTCCGGGTGCGCGAGCAGCGCGTCCTGTGGGCGCAGGCGCGGATGCTGCGCCATGCCGATACCTGGGCCTGGGTCGTGCAGGCCGCATCCGGCATGGCGGTGCTCCTTTTGGGCGTCATCCATATGTGGACCACCATCAACGCCGGCGCCATCGCGGCCGCCACTTCCGCGGCGCGGGTGCAGTCCGGCGGCTGGGTGGTGCTCTATCTGCTCCTTGCCCCATTGGGTCAGGCCCATGCGGTCATCGGCGTGTACCGGGCAGGGGTGAAATGGGGCTTCATCCAGGATACCTGCCGCGCGCAGGCGGTGCGCCTTGGGCTATACGTTTTGGCGGGTGGCTTGGTGCTCTCGTTGGCCGCGCTCGTGCGCTACGCAACCCTGTAG
- a CDS encoding fumarate reductase iron-sulfur subunit has translation MARTLTFHIFRYNPEDPDSTPHMQDFVLEETANMTLFIALNRLREEQDPGLMFDFCCRAGICGSCGMVVNGRPRLACQTKTKDLPETITLLPLPVFKLIGDLCVDTGSWFREMYTRTESWIHTSQPFDPAKEEARMDNAVAEAIYEMERCIECGCCIAACSTARMRPDFLGAAGLARIARFVVDPRDERTDKEYFELIGNDFGVFGCMGLLACEDVCPKNLPLQNQIGFLRRKMGITAVKQLLGR, from the coding sequence ATGGCTCGAACCCTGACCTTCCATATCTTCCGCTACAACCCAGAGGACCCGGACTCCACGCCGCACATGCAGGACTTCGTCCTGGAGGAAACGGCCAACATGACCCTGTTCATCGCCCTCAACCGGCTGCGCGAAGAGCAGGACCCCGGGCTCATGTTCGATTTCTGCTGCCGTGCGGGCATCTGCGGCTCCTGCGGCATGGTGGTCAACGGCCGCCCGCGGCTGGCGTGCCAGACCAAGACCAAGGACCTGCCGGAGACGATCACCCTGCTGCCGCTGCCGGTCTTCAAGCTCATCGGCGACCTGTGCGTGGACACCGGCTCGTGGTTCCGGGAGATGTACACCCGCACGGAGTCCTGGATTCATACCTCCCAGCCTTTTGATCCCGCCAAGGAAGAGGCGCGCATGGACAACGCCGTGGCCGAGGCCATCTATGAGATGGAGCGGTGCATCGAGTGCGGCTGCTGCATCGCCGCCTGCTCCACGGCGCGCATGCGGCCGGACTTTCTCGGTGCCGCGGGCCTGGCGCGCATCGCCCGCTTTGTCGTGGATCCGCGCGACGAGCGCACGGACAAGGAGTACTTCGAACTCATCGGCAATGATTTTGGCGTGTTCGGCTGTATGGGGCTTTTGGCCTGCGAGGACGTCTGTCCCAAGAACCTGCCGCTGCAGAACCAGATCGGATTCTTGCGCCGTAAGATGGGGATCACTGCGGTGAAGCAGCTTTTGGGGAGGTAG
- a CDS encoding ATP-binding protein, translating into MMLRSLWLWIAAVLLGSLLFAAWHGFEADRQFRADLLLQAQGIAAGLNVQRLEQLTATRQDLDNPVYRRLCQQLLAARSLFPQVTYLYLMRRQPDGTVVFLAAAQAQSDPDAVLPGQPYAEASATLQAVLEHRTDAVEGPLGDAWGEWVSALVSLPTQQPTLLGMDIDASRYRQRLWSAAGAPLLLGAVFLAAILGVWRCHNRCREPMLVALLGGWCTLQAGWAAWTLEQGHRHQAFLLLAQSEVRTAAAHLQTARDHLLDSLVGLYASSEEVTPPEFFSFTQKWRALAWLDFAGVAGIETSTLSPATNPGVVGWDIASVPALSQARLESLRTDLATAALTPLFGRTTPSLVLFAPLWQRSRLLGHACVAVHLETLAATSNPAIAVHLGPIPPKDIPAPHGDTTILPICIGGLVLAAQATPTAAFVALHPMYGALATVVFGVVLTALAVRMTMVARQKRELLERLVGKRTVQLQRSLEQFRALYTNAITGIAFHELVRDRHGTPVTYRYLDANPAFALQTGIDPQSIRGKTVETALGVDSPPFLATYAQVVKNQAPVSMNIYFAPMQRHFLVNAFPLPQKDSFATVFLDTTAWVQAEAALREQTQLLSTLLEALPLPVFIKGTDGRYQEVNPAFCAFFGGERSRFVGKTLAEAFAESEAHFFQNKDQGLWATKGTQVYTTTLVRADGSPRRILFHKKVITDAAGTPTAMVGAMTDVTELEEANTRLRQANSRLEEAVERIATLASEAEAARKGKERILAMLSHDLRAPAASAVNAARMLMGTDLSPEAAALVQSLAASGQAMLDLLEDTLSLEALEHGGIHLQPRPTDLAALVRETATSLLPLAQAKGLELTALAPPVPTLQADPRRIRQILTNLVSNAVKFTPAGGQIRIELGILEESETQVTVELRVTDTGPGIAPKDQQRIFERFGQAHPESSSQGVGLGLCLCKELTQAMGGTIGVESEEGQGASFWVRLPLARTASSSPKRLRPLRVLVVDDDVVSRTVTVNLIAKGGDTATAADGGTAALAVLTAAQEPFDAAVVDLQMPDMDGFTLVRRIRQGHAGAAHTTMAVVALTASDSDGPACAEAGFDAYLVKPVDATALAATLMQTASHPRAS; encoded by the coding sequence ATGATGCTTCGTTCTCTGTGGCTGTGGATAGCGGCCGTGCTCCTGGGTTCACTCCTCTTTGCCGCCTGGCATGGCTTCGAGGCGGACCGCCAGTTTCGCGCCGATCTCCTGCTTCAGGCCCAAGGCATCGCCGCAGGGCTCAATGTCCAACGCCTGGAGCAACTCACCGCCACCCGTCAGGACCTGGACAATCCCGTCTATCGCCGCCTCTGCCAACAATTATTGGCCGCGCGCAGCCTTTTTCCCCAGGTCACGTATCTTTACCTCATGCGGCGGCAGCCGGACGGTACGGTGGTCTTTCTCGCCGCAGCCCAAGCCCAAAGCGATCCCGACGCCGTCCTGCCCGGCCAGCCCTATGCCGAGGCCTCGGCGACGCTCCAGGCCGTGCTCGAGCACCGCACCGACGCCGTGGAAGGCCCGCTGGGCGATGCCTGGGGCGAATGGGTGTCGGCCCTCGTGAGCCTCCCCACCCAGCAGCCCACGCTGCTCGGCATGGACATCGATGCCTCCCGCTACCGCCAGCGCCTCTGGAGCGCCGCCGGCGCGCCTCTGCTTCTGGGGGCGGTCTTCCTGGCCGCAATCCTCGGGGTATGGCGATGCCACAATCGCTGTCGGGAACCCATGCTCGTGGCGCTCCTCGGCGGCTGGTGTACCCTCCAGGCAGGCTGGGCGGCATGGACCTTGGAGCAGGGGCACCGCCATCAGGCATTCCTGCTCCTTGCCCAAAGCGAGGTGCGCACCGCTGCCGCCCACCTGCAAACCGCCCGCGATCACCTCTTGGATTCCTTGGTGGGGCTCTACGCCAGCTCCGAAGAAGTCACCCCTCCAGAGTTCTTCTCCTTTACCCAAAAATGGCGCGCGCTTGCCTGGCTGGATTTTGCCGGAGTCGCCGGCATCGAGACCTCCACCCTCTCCCCGGCCACCAATCCTGGCGTGGTGGGTTGGGACATCGCCTCAGTGCCTGCCCTCTCCCAGGCACGGCTGGAGAGCCTGCGCACGGATCTTGCCACCGCCGCCCTGACCCCGCTTTTTGGCCGCACCACCCCGAGCCTCGTACTCTTTGCGCCCCTATGGCAGCGCAGCCGCTTGCTCGGCCACGCGTGCGTGGCGGTGCACCTGGAAACCCTGGCGGCCACCTCCAACCCCGCGATTGCAGTACATCTCGGCCCTATTCCCCCAAAGGACATCCCTGCCCCCCACGGGGACACCACAATCCTGCCCATCTGCATCGGCGGTCTGGTGCTTGCGGCCCAGGCGACCCCCACGGCGGCTTTTGTCGCCCTGCACCCCATGTACGGCGCCCTCGCCACCGTGGTCTTTGGAGTCGTCCTCACCGCCCTGGCGGTGCGCATGACCATGGTCGCGCGCCAGAAGCGGGAACTGCTCGAACGCCTGGTGGGCAAGCGCACCGTGCAGCTGCAGCGCTCCCTGGAGCAGTTTCGCGCCCTCTATACCAACGCCATCACCGGCATCGCGTTCCACGAGCTGGTCCGCGATCGCCACGGCACCCCAGTCACCTACCGCTATCTGGACGCCAACCCGGCCTTTGCTCTGCAAACGGGCATCGACCCGCAGTCCATCCGTGGCAAGACCGTGGAGACGGCCCTGGGCGTGGACTCGCCGCCCTTTCTCGCCACCTATGCCCAGGTGGTGAAAAACCAGGCCCCGGTCAGCATGAACATCTATTTTGCGCCCATGCAGCGGCACTTTCTCGTCAACGCCTTCCCCCTGCCCCAAAAGGACTCCTTTGCCACGGTCTTTCTCGACACCACGGCCTGGGTGCAGGCGGAAGCGGCCCTGCGCGAGCAGACCCAACTGCTCTCCACCCTTTTGGAGGCCCTGCCGCTGCCGGTCTTCATCAAAGGCACCGATGGCCGCTACCAGGAGGTCAACCCCGCTTTTTGCGCCTTTTTCGGCGGCGAGCGCAGCCGTTTCGTAGGCAAGACCCTGGCCGAAGCCTTTGCCGAGAGCGAGGCGCACTTCTTCCAGAACAAAGACCAGGGGCTCTGGGCGACCAAGGGCACCCAGGTGTACACCACAACCCTCGTCCGGGCCGATGGCAGCCCCCGGCGCATCCTCTTTCACAAGAAAGTCATCACCGACGCCGCCGGCACCCCCACCGCCATGGTGGGCGCCATGACCGACGTCACCGAGCTGGAAGAGGCCAACACCCGCCTGCGCCAGGCCAACAGCCGCCTGGAGGAGGCCGTGGAGCGCATCGCCACCCTGGCGAGCGAGGCCGAGGCCGCACGCAAGGGGAAAGAACGCATCCTGGCCATGCTCAGCCACGATCTGCGTGCCCCGGCCGCCAGCGCCGTCAATGCCGCCCGGATGCTCATGGGCACCGACCTCTCCCCGGAAGCGGCGGCCCTGGTGCAGAGCCTTGCGGCAAGCGGCCAGGCCATGCTCGACCTCTTGGAAGACACCTTGAGCCTGGAGGCCCTGGAGCACGGAGGCATCCACCTGCAGCCCCGGCCCACGGACCTTGCGGCCCTCGTGCGCGAGACTGCGACCAGCCTGCTGCCCCTTGCCCAGGCCAAAGGCCTGGAACTCACGGCCCTGGCGCCGCCTGTCCCCACGCTCCAGGCCGACCCGAGGCGCATCCGCCAAATCCTCACCAACCTGGTGAGCAATGCCGTCAAATTCACCCCCGCGGGCGGGCAGATCCGCATCGAGCTTGGCATCCTCGAGGAGAGCGAGACCCAGGTGACGGTGGAGCTTCGCGTCACCGATACCGGGCCGGGCATTGCCCCCAAGGACCAGCAGCGGATCTTCGAGCGCTTCGGCCAGGCACACCCGGAGAGCAGCAGCCAGGGCGTGGGCCTTGGGCTTTGTCTGTGCAAGGAGCTCACCCAGGCCATGGGCGGCACCATTGGGGTGGAGAGCGAAGAAGGCCAGGGGGCGTCCTTCTGGGTCCGCCTGCCCTTGGCGCGCACGGCGTCTTCATCGCCCAAGCGCCTGCGCCCCTTGCGCGTCCTGGTGGTGGACGACGACGTGGTGAGCCGCACCGTCACCGTGAACTTGATCGCCAAGGGCGGGGACACCGCCACGGCAGCGGACGGCGGTACGGCGGCCCTGGCCGTCTTGACGGCGGCCCAGGAGCCCTTCGACGCCGCGGTGGTGGACCTGCAGATGCCGGACATGGACGGCTTTACCCTCGTGCGCCGCATCCGCCAGGGCCACGCCGGGGCCGCCCACACCACCATGGCCGTGGTGGCCCTCACCGCCAGCGACAGTGACGGGCCGGCCTGCGCCGAAGCCGGATTCGACGCCTACCTCGTCAAGCCCGTGGACGCCACGGCCCTGGCCGCCACCCTCATGCAGACGGCGTCGCATCCACGCGCTTCTTGA
- a CDS encoding fumarate reductase flavoprotein subunit, protein MQTVVTDLLVIGAGLSGERIAVEAAEAGFDVVCLSIVPARRSHSSAAQGGMQAALGNCAMGEGDCPDVHFEDTVKGSDWGCDQEVARMFVEAAPIEMRRLAHWGVPWNRVVPGKSCYFKGGELFEKYEKEDKAGLITARSFGGTAKWRTCYTSDGTGHAVMCTMDNRCAQLGIRVLDRKEAIALIHDGEKALGAVVRCLRTGALEVFLARATAVCTGGFGRLYRATTNAVICDGAGAAMVLDTGLVPIGNPEAIQFHPTGIVPTDILVTEGCRGDGGTLLDVDEYRFMPDYEPAKAELASRDVVSRRMIEHMRKGKGVPSPYGEHLWLDIRHLGDAHISTKLREVDEICKHFLGIDPRVSLIPVRPTQHYTMAGIRTDKTGAAYGLRGLFSAGEAACWDLHGFNRLGGNSLAETVVAGGIIGRSIVEFLQGTPAPTFPMDLVRAEVARQKARTQALVSGSQGREDVFAVRGMMQDALMEGCFVFRNDAGLRACIARLQEALERSQHLGLRSSGKGANPEVAAALKLPGQVRLALCIATAALARTESRGSHNREDYPERNDRDWLCRTLAYWDEGATLPRLAYEDATLVFEIPPGDRGYGGGKIIPADPAVVAAKTRAQG, encoded by the coding sequence ATGCAGACGGTAGTGACGGATCTTTTGGTGATCGGCGCCGGACTTTCGGGGGAGCGCATCGCCGTGGAGGCGGCGGAGGCCGGGTTCGATGTGGTGTGTCTGTCCATCGTACCGGCGCGGCGTTCGCATTCGTCCGCGGCCCAGGGCGGCATGCAGGCGGCCTTGGGCAATTGCGCCATGGGAGAGGGCGACTGTCCGGACGTGCATTTCGAGGACACGGTCAAAGGCTCGGACTGGGGTTGCGACCAGGAAGTGGCGCGTATGTTCGTGGAGGCCGCGCCCATCGAGATGCGGCGCCTGGCCCATTGGGGAGTGCCGTGGAACCGGGTGGTGCCGGGCAAATCCTGCTACTTCAAGGGCGGCGAGCTCTTTGAAAAGTACGAGAAGGAAGACAAGGCCGGGCTCATCACCGCGCGTTCCTTCGGCGGCACGGCCAAGTGGCGCACCTGCTACACCTCCGACGGCACCGGGCATGCGGTCATGTGCACCATGGACAACCGCTGCGCCCAACTGGGCATCCGGGTGCTGGACCGCAAGGAGGCCATCGCCCTCATCCACGACGGGGAAAAGGCCTTGGGCGCGGTGGTGCGCTGCCTGCGCACCGGGGCCCTGGAAGTCTTTCTCGCCCGGGCCACGGCGGTGTGCACCGGGGGGTTCGGCCGCTTGTACCGCGCCACCACCAACGCCGTCATCTGCGACGGCGCGGGCGCGGCCATGGTGCTCGACACCGGACTGGTGCCCATCGGCAACCCCGAGGCCATCCAGTTCCACCCCACGGGCATCGTGCCTACGGACATCCTCGTCACCGAAGGCTGCCGGGGCGACGGCGGCACCTTGCTCGACGTGGACGAGTACCGCTTCATGCCCGACTACGAGCCGGCCAAGGCGGAACTCGCCTCCCGCGACGTGGTCTCGCGCCGTATGATCGAGCACATGCGCAAGGGCAAGGGCGTGCCTTCGCCCTACGGCGAGCATCTGTGGCTGGATATCCGCCACTTGGGCGACGCCCATATCTCCACCAAGCTGCGCGAGGTGGACGAGATCTGCAAACACTTCCTCGGCATCGACCCACGGGTGAGCCTCATCCCCGTGCGCCCCACCCAACACTACACCATGGCCGGCATCCGCACGGACAAGACCGGCGCGGCCTACGGCCTGCGTGGGCTCTTCTCCGCCGGCGAGGCCGCCTGCTGGGACCTGCATGGCTTCAACCGGCTCGGCGGCAACTCCCTGGCCGAGACCGTGGTGGCCGGCGGCATCATCGGCCGCAGTATCGTGGAGTTCTTGCAGGGCACTCCGGCCCCGACGTTTCCCATGGACCTGGTCCGCGCCGAGGTGGCCCGGCAAAAGGCGCGCACCCAGGCCCTGGTGTCCGGAAGCCAGGGCAGGGAGGATGTCTTTGCCGTGCGCGGCATGATGCAGGACGCCCTCATGGAAGGGTGCTTCGTGTTCCGCAACGACGCCGGCCTGCGGGCGTGCATTGCCCGGCTGCAGGAAGCGCTCGAGCGCAGCCAGCATTTGGGGCTGCGTTCTTCGGGCAAGGGGGCGAACCCCGAAGTGGCCGCGGCTCTGAAGCTTCCCGGCCAGGTGCGCCTGGCGCTGTGCATCGCCACCGCCGCCTTGGCCCGCACCGAGAGCCGGGGCTCCCACAACCGCGAGGACTATCCGGAGCGCAATGACCGCGACTGGCTTTGCCGTACCCTGGCCTACTGGGACGAAGGCGCGACCCTGCCGCGGCTGGCCTACGAAGATGCCACCTTGGTGTTCGAGATCCCGCCGGGAGACCGTGGCTACGGCGGCGGCAAGATCATCCCTGCGGACCCGGCGGTGGTGGCGGCCAAGACCCGCGCCCAAGGCTGA